From a single Sus scrofa isolate TJ Tabasco breed Duroc chromosome 13, Sscrofa11.1, whole genome shotgun sequence genomic region:
- the LOC100157439 gene encoding olfactory receptor 5K1-like: protein MNVEMTGENQSLSIEFILTGFTDLPELKTLLFLVFLTIFLITMVGNLGLVALICTERHLHTPMYIFLGNLALMDSCCSCAITPKMLENFFSKDRIISLYECMAQWYFLCLAETTDCFLLAAMAYDRYVAICNPLQYHTMMSRKHCLRMTTGAYIAGNLHSMIHVGLLFRLTFCRSHQINHFFCDVLPLFRLSCVDPYINELMILIIAGFVQIFTVTIVIISYLFILFTIFTMKSTKGRGKALSTCASHFLSVSIFYGSLLFMYIRPNSLNEEDKDLPLAVFYTLVIPLLNPFIYSLRNKEVINVMKKIIKKMS from the coding sequence ATGAATGTAGAAATGACTGGGGAAAACCAATCCTTGTCAATAGAGTTTATCCTCACAGGATTTACAGATCTCCCAGAGTTGAAAACCCTTCTGTTTCTGGTGTTCCTTACCATCTTCCTGATCACCATGGTGGGAAACCTTGGTCTGGTGGCACTGATATGTACAGAGCGTCATCTTCACACACCAATGTATATCTTTCTGGGTAACCTTGCTCTGATGGATTCCTGTTGTTCCTGTGCCATCACCCCCAAAATGCTAGAGAATTTCTTTTCTAAGGACAGAATAATTTCCCTCTATGAATGCATGGCACAATGGTACTTTCTCTGCCTGGCTGAAACTACAGACTGCTTCCTTCTGGCAGCCATggcctatgatcgctatgtggccatctgcaacccactgcagtACCACACCATGATGTCAAGGAAACACTGCCTTCGGATGACCACAGGAGCCTACATAGCTGGAAACCTGCATTCCATGATTCATGTTGGGCTTCTGTTTAGATTAACTTTCTGTAGGTCTCATCAAATCAATCACTTTTTTTGTGATGTTCTTCCATTGTTCAGACTCTCCTGTGTTGACCCTTATATCAATGAATTGATGATATTAATCATTGCAGGATTCGTTCAAATCTTCACTGTTACCATAGTAATAATCTCTTACCTTTTTATCCTTTTCACAATTTTCACAATGAAATCCACCAAGGGCAGAGGGAAAGCTTTATCTACTTGtgcatcccactttctctctgtctcaataTTCTATGGATCTCTTCTCTTCATGTACATTCGACCAAATTCACTTAATGAAGAAGATAAAGATTTACCCCTTGCTGTTTTTTATACTCTAGTTATTCCCTTATTAAACCCTTTTATTTATAGCCTAAGAAATAAGGAAGTAATAAatgtcatgaaaaaaattattaagaagatGTCTT